In Cheilinus undulatus linkage group 14, ASM1832078v1, whole genome shotgun sequence, a genomic segment contains:
- the LOC121521185 gene encoding uncharacterized protein LOC121521185: MSKHSQGTLGCVPQRSTLDSLPVGEVAHLLVTENLRCLGVPRARCIWKFQGLWFSEQWIFTRAFEIISAFSPSEAAVSIPLFNTGLSGCNLSERSCEALSSVLSSQSSSLRELDLSNNDLQDSGVKLLFRGLRSPHCRLKILRLSGCLITEEGCSALASALNINPFHLKELDLSYNHPGVSGVKLLSAGLENQLWKLDTLRMDHGGELRLKPGLKKYFCELTLDPNTTNTYLRLSENNRKVTYVKEDQSYPDHPDRFDFWPQLMCEDGLTGRCYWEVEWAGYVYVSVSYREIRRKENMDSLCKYSDLTWSLYCTDIGFSVCHNARKPIPHPSSSSHRVAVYLDFPAGSLSFYSVSSDTLTHLYTFNTTFTEPLYPGFKFCSYRSSVCLCSLEEVDSPPVHKF, from the exons ggctgcgtgcCGCAGCGCAGCActctagactcacttccagtgggcgaggttgctcACCTTTTGGTCACAGAAAACCTGCGGTGCCTCGGTGTGCCGCGTGCACGTTGtatatggaaatttcagggtttGTG GTTTTCAGAGCAATGGATTTTTACAAGAGCTTTTGAAATCATTTCGGCTTTCTCTCCATCAGAGGCTGCTGTTTCTATCCCACTTTTTAACACTGG GTTGAGTGGATGTAACCTGtcagagagaagctgtgaaGCTCTGTCTTCAGTCCTCAGCTCTCAGTCCTCCAgtctgagagagctggacctgagtaacaacgacctgcaggattcaggagtgaaACTGCTGTTCCGAGGACTGAGGAGTCCACACTGTAGACTGAAAATTCTCAG GCTGTCAGGCTGTTTGATCACAGAGGAAGGCTGTTCTGctctggcctcagctctgaATATCAACCCCTTCCATCTGAaagagctggacctgagctaCAACCATCCAGGAGTCTCAGGAGTGAAGCTTCTGTCTGCTGGACTAGAGAATCAACTCTGGAAACTGGACACTCTCAG GATGGACCACGGTGGAGAGCTGAGGTTAAAACCTGGTCTGAAGAAGT ATTTCTGTGAACTCACACTGGAcccaaacacaacaaacacataCCTCAGACTgtctgaaaacaacagaaaagtgaCATATGTAAAAGAGGATCAGTCATATCCTGATCATCCAGACAGATTTGACTTCTGGCCTCAGCTGATGTGCGAAGATGGTCTGACTGGTCGCTGTTACTGGGAGGTGGAGTGGGCAGGATATGTTTATGTATCAGTGAGTTACAGAGAAATcagaaggaaagaaaacatgGATAGTCTGTGTAAATACAGTGATCTGACCTGGAGTTTGTACTGCACTGACATTGgtttctctgtctgtcacaaTGCCAGAAAACCCATCCCTCATCCTTCCTCATCCTCTCACAGAGTAGCAGTGTATCTCGACTTTCCTGCTGGCTCTCTGTCCTTCTACAGCGTCTCCTCTGACACTCTGACCCACCTCTACACCTTCAACACCACATTTACTGAACCTCTCTATCCTGGGTTTAAATTTTGCTCATATCGTTCATCAGTGTGTCTGTGCTCTCTGGAGGAGGTAGACTCCCCTCCTGTACACAAAttctaa